Proteins encoded together in one Psychrobacter sanguinis window:
- the rimP gene encoding ribosome maturation factor RimP, with amino-acid sequence MKLSNKVTQLTDIIAPAVAACDVALWGVEFLPQGGRSLLRIYIESLPEDKAADKQVTIENCAAVTHQVSGVLEVHDPIAGEYVLEVSSPGLDRPFFAPEQMTDYVGQTLNLRLIQAVGAGSSKRRKVTGKLEQLGDKQLSIVTPEGEQFDIALDNIDKANLIYQDL; translated from the coding sequence ATGAAGTTATCTAATAAAGTCACTCAGTTAACCGACATTATTGCCCCAGCTGTGGCTGCTTGTGATGTAGCACTTTGGGGTGTGGAATTCTTACCGCAAGGTGGGCGTTCATTATTACGCATATATATTGAATCTTTGCCAGAAGACAAAGCCGCTGATAAGCAAGTCACTATCGAGAATTGTGCGGCGGTTACTCACCAAGTTAGCGGTGTGCTTGAAGTACATGATCCTATTGCGGGTGAATATGTGCTTGAAGTTTCCTCTCCAGGTCTTGATAGACCTTTCTTTGCCCCTGAGCAAATGACCGATTATGTGGGTCAAACCCTTAATTTACGCTTAATTCAAGCAGTAGGGGCAGGGAGTTCAAAACGTCGTAAAGTGACGGGTAAGCTTGAGCAATTAGGCGATAAACAATTGTCTATAGTCACACCCGAAGGCGAGCAATTCGATATTGCCCTTGATAATATTGATAAAGCAAATTTAATCTATCAAGATCTGTAA
- the pnp gene encoding polyribonucleotide nucleotidyltransferase, producing MSMFNTISREFQYGNQQVIIETGRIARQANSVLVHMGGVSVLVAVVVKSEAKEGQNFFPLTVNYQEKMYAAGKIPGAYGKREGRPTEFETLTSRLIDRPIRPLFPEGYVNEIQITATVVSSDKKHYADIAAMIGASAALAISDAPFNGPVGGARVGFINGEYVLNPSIEELKNSDLDLVVAGTKSAVLMVESEAAELSEDQMLGAVLYGHEQQQIVIDNIVELAKAVGTEKQQFVAPELNAELKEKVTTQFGSQVADAYSISDKQARYEKLDEIKAAAIEALAGDPESEEFSEKEGQIKEIYNDLKYRTVRDAILSGKPRIDGRDLDTVRALDIQVGVLPYTHGSALFTRGETQALVTTTLGNSRDVNLIDSLAGTIQDHFMLHYNFPHFSVGETGREGVPKRREIGHGRLARRGVQAMLPDSDRFPYVIRVVSEITESNGSSSMASVCGASLALMDAGVPMKAPVAGIAMGLVKEGDRFAVLSDILGDEDHLGDMDFKVAGTKDGITALQMDIKIEGITADIMEKALEQAHAGRIHILNAMNEVLPSSRTEINAHAPNYAVIEINSDKIRDVIGKGGATIRQLTEDTGAVIDIDDNGTIRIFGENKAATKEAIRQIEAITAEVEVGKVYKGTVARVVDFGAFVTVLPGTDGLVHISQISDERVENVSDYLSEGQEINVLVQDVDNRGRIKLTMKGVEQEQA from the coding sequence ATGTCAATGTTCAATACCATTTCTCGAGAATTTCAATACGGCAATCAGCAAGTTATTATTGAAACCGGTCGTATCGCTAGACAAGCTAACTCAGTGCTTGTGCACATGGGCGGCGTTTCTGTGTTGGTTGCTGTGGTTGTAAAAAGTGAGGCTAAAGAAGGCCAAAACTTTTTTCCACTAACCGTTAACTACCAAGAAAAAATGTATGCAGCGGGTAAAATTCCAGGCGCTTATGGCAAGCGTGAAGGCCGTCCTACAGAATTTGAAACCCTAACTTCTCGCCTAATCGACCGTCCGATCCGTCCTTTATTCCCTGAAGGCTATGTGAACGAAATCCAAATCACTGCCACTGTGGTATCAAGTGATAAGAAGCATTATGCAGATATCGCCGCAATGATTGGTGCGTCAGCAGCTTTGGCTATTTCAGATGCCCCATTTAATGGTCCTGTTGGCGGAGCTCGTGTAGGTTTCATTAATGGTGAATACGTATTAAACCCATCAATTGAAGAGCTTAAAAACAGCGATTTAGATTTGGTGGTTGCTGGTACTAAGTCTGCTGTATTAATGGTTGAATCTGAAGCCGCTGAGCTTTCTGAAGATCAGATGTTAGGTGCGGTGCTATATGGCCATGAACAACAGCAAATTGTTATCGATAATATTGTTGAATTGGCCAAAGCAGTTGGTACTGAAAAACAACAGTTTGTTGCGCCTGAATTGAATGCTGAGTTAAAAGAAAAAGTAACCACTCAATTTGGTAGCCAAGTAGCTGACGCTTATTCAATTAGTGATAAACAAGCGCGTTATGAGAAATTAGATGAAATTAAAGCCGCTGCTATTGAAGCATTGGCAGGCGATCCTGAATCAGAAGAGTTTTCGGAAAAAGAAGGTCAAATCAAAGAGATTTACAACGATCTTAAATACCGTACCGTTCGTGATGCCATTCTTTCAGGCAAGCCACGTATCGATGGCCGCGATTTAGACACAGTACGTGCTCTAGATATTCAAGTAGGCGTATTACCTTACACGCATGGTTCTGCCTTATTTACCCGTGGTGAAACTCAAGCATTGGTTACCACGACTTTAGGTAACTCACGTGACGTGAACCTAATTGACTCGTTGGCAGGCACTATCCAAGATCATTTCATGCTGCATTATAACTTCCCGCACTTCTCAGTAGGTGAGACAGGCCGTGAAGGTGTGCCTAAGCGTCGTGAAATCGGTCATGGTCGTTTAGCCCGTCGTGGTGTTCAAGCCATGCTTCCAGATAGTGACCGCTTCCCATATGTAATCCGTGTGGTATCAGAAATTACTGAATCAAATGGCTCTTCTTCAATGGCTTCAGTATGTGGCGCCAGTCTTGCGCTAATGGACGCTGGTGTGCCAATGAAAGCGCCAGTGGCAGGTATTGCCATGGGTCTGGTTAAAGAAGGCGATCGTTTTGCTGTATTGTCAGATATCTTAGGTGACGAAGATCACTTAGGCGATATGGACTTTAAAGTAGCCGGTACAAAAGATGGTATCACTGCATTACAAATGGATATCAAAATTGAAGGTATCACTGCTGACATTATGGAAAAAGCGCTTGAGCAAGCTCATGCGGGTCGTATCCATATTCTAAATGCAATGAACGAAGTATTGCCAAGCAGCCGTACTGAGATTAATGCTCATGCGCCTAACTATGCGGTAATCGAAATCAACTCTGATAAGATTCGTGATGTTATTGGTAAAGGCGGCGCGACTATCCGTCAGCTAACCGAAGACACTGGTGCGGTTATCGATATCGATGACAATGGTACTATCCGTATCTTTGGTGAAAATAAAGCCGCTACTAAAGAAGCCATTCGTCAGATTGAAGCCATTACTGCGGAAGTAGAAGTGGGTAAAGTGTATAAAGGTACAGTAGCACGCGTGGTGGATTTTGGTGCCTTCGTCACTGTATTACCAGGTACTGATGGTCTGGTACATATCTCACAAATCTCTGATGAGCGTGTAGAAAACGTATCTGACTATCTAAGTGAAGGTCAGGAAATCAATGTGTTGGTACAAGACGTTGATAACCGTGGCCGTATTAAGCTAACCATGAAAGGCGTTGAGCAAGAGCAAGCTTAA
- the rpsO gene encoding 30S ribosomal protein S15, whose amino-acid sequence MLTNTDRQQIIAQYQRAPGDTGSPEVQIALLSARINDLQGHFKEHKGDHHSRRGLIRMVNQRRKLLDYLKGKDLARYASLISELGLRR is encoded by the coding sequence ATGCTAACTAATACCGATCGTCAACAAATTATTGCTCAATATCAGCGCGCTCCTGGCGACACTGGTTCACCTGAAGTACAAATCGCACTATTAAGTGCTCGTATTAATGACCTACAAGGTCACTTCAAAGAGCATAAAGGTGATCACCATAGCCGTCGTGGTTTAATCCGTATGGTTAACCAACGTCGCAAGTTACTTGACTACTTAAAAGGTAAAGATCTTGCTCGCTATGCGTCACTAATCAGCGAATTAGGTCTGCGTCGTTAA
- the tpiA gene encoding triose-phosphate isomerase yields MKSWVIGNWKLNPASLNEVQALVDDLVDGVNTQSSALEACHIMVAPSLLHLAKVDATLRSTRIKLACQDVSALSATSGAYTGDVSAEQLQDLGVQWAIIGHSERRQYFNEQNAILLKKMLNCASQGVGVILCIGESEADFEAGSTTQVLGEQLTVVADFLQQLDAVEADDYIAHKLMIAYEPVWAIGTGKVPSVEEVTTVHQFIRERLQSFNSTLAATPIIYGGSVKPDNAQDFAASEQINGVLVGGAALKADSFIDIAKAFSK; encoded by the coding sequence ATGAAGTCTTGGGTTATCGGTAATTGGAAACTAAATCCTGCCTCGCTAAATGAAGTGCAGGCCTTAGTAGATGACTTGGTAGATGGGGTAAACACTCAAAGTAGTGCCTTAGAAGCCTGCCATATTATGGTCGCGCCTAGCTTATTGCATTTGGCTAAAGTGGACGCTACTCTGCGTTCAACCCGTATTAAGTTAGCCTGTCAGGATGTATCAGCGTTGTCTGCTACTTCTGGCGCTTATACGGGTGATGTTTCAGCAGAGCAGTTACAAGATTTAGGCGTTCAATGGGCCATTATTGGCCATTCTGAGCGTCGTCAGTACTTTAATGAACAAAACGCTATCTTATTAAAGAAGATGCTAAATTGTGCTTCTCAAGGTGTCGGCGTTATTTTGTGTATTGGTGAGTCTGAAGCTGATTTTGAAGCAGGAAGCACGACCCAAGTATTGGGTGAACAATTGACCGTTGTCGCTGATTTCCTGCAGCAGTTAGATGCTGTAGAGGCGGATGACTATATTGCCCATAAACTGATGATCGCTTATGAGCCTGTTTGGGCAATTGGTACTGGTAAAGTGCCAAGTGTTGAAGAAGTGACGACAGTTCATCAGTTTATCCGTGAGCGTTTGCAGTCTTTTAACAGCACGCTTGCTGCTACACCAATTATTTATGGCGGTAGTGTGAAGCCGGATAATGCTCAGGATTTTGCTGCCTCAGAACAGATTAATGGCGTACTTGTTGGCGGTGCTGCCTTAAAAGCAGACAGCTTTATTGACATTGCCAAAGCCTTTTCTAAATAA
- the truB gene encoding tRNA pseudouridine(55) synthase TruB, producing the protein MTLDKVPNTAQSPNKVTQAPKSRVSGVILIDKPKGLTSQQVVSKVKYLLKSPVHDSKKAGHTGTLDPMATGLLPVCLGEATKFSHYQLDADKSYQATIKLGIQTDTGDAEGKVVAEKPVPKLLLSELEQVTAKFLGDILQVPPMYSALKKDGKKLYEYAREGIEIERPARPITIKNLSLALTEVADELLLTVTCSKGTYVRVLAEDIAQALGTLGHLTALRRIQVGHFDIEQALTLDQLESMTHEQRLQQLQDIDACINDVATLAVTEAQCERLHMGQRLNVYEQLDDTLIQYLKESLTKDDGQDLGDDRLSCDIKLVTAEGSFLGLGELELNGRLQPKKMIQR; encoded by the coding sequence ATGACCTTAGATAAAGTACCTAATACAGCTCAGTCTCCTAATAAAGTAACTCAGGCTCCAAAAAGTAGAGTATCAGGGGTCATTTTAATTGATAAGCCGAAGGGACTGACTTCACAGCAGGTGGTGTCTAAGGTCAAGTATCTACTTAAGTCACCTGTACATGACAGCAAAAAGGCCGGTCATACGGGTACTCTTGACCCGATGGCAACCGGTTTACTGCCTGTATGTTTGGGGGAAGCCACCAAGTTTAGTCATTATCAACTTGATGCAGACAAGTCCTATCAGGCGACGATAAAGCTAGGCATTCAAACAGATACTGGCGATGCAGAAGGGAAGGTTGTGGCTGAAAAGCCAGTTCCTAAACTTTTATTATCAGAGTTAGAGCAGGTCACTGCTAAGTTTTTGGGTGATATCCTACAAGTTCCGCCCATGTACTCAGCACTTAAGAAAGACGGCAAAAAACTATATGAGTATGCCCGTGAAGGTATCGAGATTGAACGTCCTGCCCGTCCTATTACTATCAAAAATCTGTCTCTGGCGTTAACAGAGGTAGCGGATGAGCTATTGCTGACAGTCACTTGTTCTAAAGGTACTTATGTCCGAGTATTGGCAGAAGATATCGCCCAAGCATTAGGAACATTAGGGCATCTAACAGCTCTGCGCCGTATCCAAGTGGGTCATTTCGATATTGAACAGGCTTTAACCCTAGATCAGTTAGAAAGTATGACTCATGAACAACGTCTGCAGCAATTACAAGATATCGACGCTTGTATCAATGATGTGGCGACACTAGCGGTAACAGAAGCTCAGTGTGAACGGTTACATATGGGACAACGTCTCAATGTCTATGAGCAACTTGATGATACCTTGATACAGTATTTAAAAGAGTCGCTTACGAAGGATGATGGACAAGATTTAGGTGATGACCGACTTAGCTGTGATATTAAGCTAGTTACCGCTGAAGGATCGTTTTTAGGATTGGGTGAACTCGAGCTTAATGGTCGTTTGCAGCCAAAGAAGATGATTCAGCGTTGA
- a CDS encoding ribosome-binding factor A produces MNQRLQRLGDQIQRELAVLIRDEINDPRLTGFVTISSVKVSSDLGYADIYVTVMEPELNDAMSKHSHEESLQVLNKAAGFLRTELSHSLKTRTTPRLRFHYDEVTAQGNYMMDLINKAVTKTEQTETSSDVEADNDNDASL; encoded by the coding sequence ATGAACCAACGTTTACAGCGCTTAGGTGATCAAATTCAACGTGAACTTGCTGTACTAATTCGTGATGAAATTAATGATCCCCGTCTAACCGGTTTTGTCACCATTTCTAGTGTCAAAGTGAGCTCTGATTTGGGCTACGCTGATATCTATGTGACGGTGATGGAGCCTGAACTTAATGATGCAATGAGCAAGCATAGCCACGAAGAGAGCTTGCAGGTGCTTAACAAAGCAGCCGGATTTTTACGTACTGAATTAAGTCACAGCCTTAAAACCCGTACTACGCCACGTTTAAGATTCCATTATGATGAAGTGACGGCACAAGGTAACTATATGATGGACCTTATCAATAAAGCCGTTACTAAGACTGAGCAAACAGAAACCAGTAGTGACGTAGAGGCTGATAACGATAACGACGCCTCACTTTAA
- the infB gene encoding translation initiation factor IF-2, translating into MADKTVKELADMVSKTVSAVQKQLTDAGLPARGEDDLVTELEQEQLVAFLKQSHGQKEKRRISLKSKTTSTARVTGSSGKSKSVNVEVRKKKVFEKPDPNKLAEEIAAREKAALEAKQRAEEEAKKREQVKKEAEQRQAATLAAMRANLGGGSSSSDKKDEVSTVVVKKGSKAAVEAKEAPKKKTAPTKPKVETAAERKAREAREVEEERLRQIEAETRRKQAEEAQKKTLEQMRKMAGKYSDKEPVAEVRKDEPLAEGLVGEALEESFEKERREIKRGSSSTATRGRRRKGQEEREIRNRKHGLKSSQASQHKFEKPVEKIVYNVEIPEQIVVSDLAQRMAVKAREVTKLLMKMGEIVSAEEPIDQATASLIVEEMGHNPVPVSDTKVEDDLHEAVEERSSNVQTRPPVVTIMGHVDHGKTSLLDKIRETKVAPGEAGGITQHIGAYHVETNRGVITFLDTPGHAAFTAMRSRGAQATDIVVLVVAADDGMMPQTEEAIDHARASGTPIIVAINKMDKSTADPDRVLNELTTKEVVTEAWGGDVPLAKISAKTGEGIDELLELINLQAELMELEAPTEGAAQGVVIESRLEKGRGAVASILVKKGTLNQGDLVLAGEFYGKVRAMTDETGKRVKSAGPSIPVEILGLPDTPAAGSEFLVVSDEKKAREVAEFRANREREQQLERQNKMRLESMFEQMGQDDLSFLNIILKTDVRGTLEALLAALNELSTDEVKVKVISSGVGPIAESDVTLAESSEAVLLGFNVRADNAAKRKADEANIDIRYYSVIYGLIDDVKAAMSGMLSPEHREKILGIAEVRDVFRSSKFGAAAGCMVVEGTIYRNKSIRVLRDDKVVFTGQLQSLRRYKDDVNEVRAGMECGLAVRGYDVEVGDKIEVFEIQEIQRTI; encoded by the coding sequence ATGGCAGATAAGACCGTCAAAGAATTAGCAGACATGGTAAGCAAGACAGTCAGTGCAGTACAGAAGCAACTGACTGATGCTGGGCTGCCTGCTCGTGGCGAGGATGACCTGGTCACCGAGCTTGAGCAGGAACAGCTGGTAGCTTTCTTGAAGCAATCACACGGACAAAAAGAGAAGCGTCGTATTAGCCTTAAATCTAAAACGACCAGTACTGCTCGTGTGACTGGCTCTTCAGGCAAGTCAAAAAGCGTTAACGTTGAAGTTCGTAAGAAGAAAGTATTTGAAAAGCCAGATCCAAATAAACTGGCTGAAGAAATTGCTGCGCGTGAAAAAGCCGCTTTAGAAGCGAAGCAACGCGCTGAAGAAGAAGCTAAAAAACGCGAACAAGTCAAAAAAGAAGCAGAACAACGTCAAGCTGCTACTTTGGCCGCTATGCGTGCAAACTTAGGCGGTGGCAGTTCATCTAGTGACAAAAAAGATGAAGTGTCTACCGTTGTTGTGAAAAAAGGCAGTAAAGCTGCTGTTGAAGCAAAAGAAGCGCCTAAGAAGAAAACTGCACCTACGAAGCCAAAAGTAGAAACGGCAGCGGAGCGTAAAGCTCGTGAAGCCCGTGAAGTGGAAGAAGAGCGTCTGCGTCAAATCGAAGCTGAAACCCGACGTAAACAAGCGGAAGAAGCTCAGAAGAAAACGCTTGAGCAAATGCGCAAAATGGCAGGCAAATACAGCGATAAAGAGCCTGTGGCAGAAGTACGTAAAGATGAGCCTTTAGCTGAAGGCCTAGTGGGTGAAGCTTTAGAAGAGTCTTTTGAAAAAGAGCGTCGCGAAATTAAACGTGGTTCTTCAAGTACTGCCACTCGTGGCCGTCGCCGTAAAGGCCAAGAAGAGCGCGAAATTCGCAACCGTAAACATGGCTTAAAATCATCACAAGCCTCTCAGCATAAGTTTGAAAAACCAGTTGAGAAGATTGTTTATAACGTTGAAATTCCTGAGCAAATAGTAGTTTCTGACTTAGCTCAGCGTATGGCAGTTAAAGCCCGCGAAGTCACTAAATTACTCATGAAAATGGGTGAAATTGTTAGTGCTGAAGAACCTATTGATCAGGCCACAGCTAGCTTAATCGTTGAAGAAATGGGTCATAACCCAGTTCCAGTTAGCGATACTAAAGTTGAAGATGATTTACACGAAGCGGTAGAAGAGCGTAGCAGTAATGTGCAGACTCGTCCGCCAGTTGTCACTATTATGGGTCACGTTGACCATGGTAAAACCTCTTTACTTGATAAGATTCGTGAAACCAAAGTGGCTCCAGGTGAAGCAGGTGGTATTACGCAACATATTGGTGCTTACCATGTTGAGACTAACCGTGGCGTCATTACTTTCCTAGATACCCCAGGTCACGCAGCGTTTACGGCTATGCGTTCACGTGGTGCGCAAGCGACAGATATCGTGGTTCTAGTTGTGGCGGCTGATGATGGCATGATGCCTCAGACAGAAGAAGCGATTGACCATGCACGTGCTTCTGGTACACCAATCATTGTTGCTATCAACAAGATGGATAAGAGCACTGCTGATCCTGACCGTGTTCTAAACGAGTTAACCACTAAAGAAGTGGTAACTGAAGCTTGGGGCGGTGACGTACCTTTGGCTAAAATCTCTGCTAAAACTGGCGAAGGTATTGATGAGCTACTAGAGCTTATTAACTTACAAGCTGAGCTTATGGAGCTTGAAGCACCGACTGAAGGCGCTGCTCAGGGCGTAGTTATCGAGTCTCGTCTTGAAAAAGGTCGTGGTGCGGTAGCCAGTATCTTAGTTAAGAAAGGTACATTAAACCAAGGCGACCTAGTATTAGCGGGTGAGTTCTACGGTAAAGTTCGTGCGATGACTGACGAAACAGGCAAACGTGTTAAGTCAGCCGGTCCGTCAATCCCTGTCGAGATTTTGGGCTTACCGGATACACCAGCAGCAGGTAGCGAATTCTTAGTCGTTTCAGATGAGAAGAAAGCGCGTGAAGTGGCTGAGTTCCGTGCCAACCGTGAGCGTGAGCAGCAGCTTGAGCGTCAGAACAAGATGCGTCTTGAGAGTATGTTTGAGCAGATGGGTCAAGATGACTTGTCTTTCCTAAACATCATCTTGAAGACAGATGTACGTGGTACGCTAGAAGCCCTACTTGCCGCTCTGAATGAGCTGTCTACTGATGAAGTTAAAGTTAAAGTCATCAGCTCAGGTGTCGGTCCAATTGCGGAATCAGACGTAACACTTGCGGAATCGAGTGAAGCGGTATTACTAGGCTTCAACGTTCGTGCAGACAATGCGGCGAAACGTAAAGCGGACGAAGCAAATATCGACATTCGTTACTACAGCGTTATTTATGGTCTAATTGACGATGTTAAAGCCGCAATGAGTGGTATGCTGTCTCCTGAACATCGTGAGAAGATCTTGGGTATTGCTGAAGTACGTGATGTGTTCCGTTCAAGTAAGTTTGGTGCTGCAGCAGGTTGTATGGTGGTCGAAGGAACCATCTATCGCAACAAGTCTATCCGCGTATTACGTGATGACAAAGTGGTCTTTACCGGTCAACTACAATCGTTACGTCGTTATAAAGATGACGTGAATGAAGTAAGAGCAGGTATGGAATGTGGTCTTGCGGTTCGCGGCTATGATGTTGAAGTCGGCGATAAGATTGAAGTATTTGAAATCCAAGAGATTCAACGTACTATCTAG
- a CDS encoding type 1 glutamine amidotransferase domain-containing protein yields the protein MSNKIAFLLNSHFEQAEYAEVDRLLKEKGHETVLITTNDKKEVQAMEGDVDKADTFTADLFLSEANAEDYAAVVLPGGTVNADTIRIDKAAQDFVKSFYDNNKTVAAICHAPWLLINSGLAKGKTLTAYHSLQTDLENAGATFVDKQVQQDGNIITSRNPDDIEAFATAIDKAVSQ from the coding sequence ATGAGTAATAAAATTGCATTTTTACTAAATTCGCATTTTGAACAAGCAGAATATGCCGAAGTGGACCGCTTACTAAAAGAAAAAGGTCATGAAACGGTACTTATTACTACTAATGATAAAAAAGAAGTTCAAGCCATGGAAGGGGACGTTGATAAAGCAGACACCTTTACCGCTGACTTATTTTTAAGTGAGGCCAATGCAGAAGATTACGCTGCTGTGGTTTTGCCAGGTGGTACCGTAAATGCTGATACCATTCGTATTGATAAGGCAGCACAAGATTTTGTGAAAAGCTTTTATGACAACAATAAAACAGTCGCTGCTATTTGTCATGCCCCTTGGTTGTTAATTAACAGTGGTTTGGCTAAAGGCAAAACGCTAACTGCCTATCATTCTTTACAGACAGATCTTGAAAATGCAGGGGCTACCTTTGTTGATAAACAAGTACAACAAGATGGCAATATCATTACTTCTCGAAATCCAGACGATATTGAAGCTTTTGCCACCGCTATTGATAAAGCGGTAAGCCAATAG
- the secG gene encoding preprotein translocase subunit SecG, producing the protein MFNVILAIHIIVAIAMIGLILIQHGKGADAGASFGAGSSGTVFGAAGSANFLTRTTAVLAVIFFTTSLTLAVHARKQADSQYKLDVPASSQAPVTGNSPAPTSSK; encoded by the coding sequence ATGTTTAACGTTATCCTAGCCATTCATATTATTGTTGCTATTGCCATGATTGGGTTGATTTTAATTCAACACGGTAAAGGGGCTGATGCAGGGGCGTCTTTTGGCGCAGGGTCTTCAGGCACTGTATTTGGTGCAGCTGGTAGTGCCAACTTCTTAACGCGTACCACGGCAGTATTAGCAGTTATTTTCTTTACCACCAGCTTAACGTTGGCCGTTCATGCCCGTAAACAAGCAGATAGCCAGTATAAGTTAGATGTGCCTGCGTCTTCACAAGCACCAGTAACAGGAAACTCACCTGCGCCAACGTCTTCTAAGTAA
- the nusA gene encoding transcription termination factor NusA, producing MSREILTVVETVSNEKGLNPEDIFEAIEEALVVSTKKRVYTEQPEVAVRVEIDRDTGDYDTYRYWTVVADEDHEMPACQLAISDLDENEWSIGDIKEEQIESIEFGRIAATQAKQVIIQKIREAERALTADAFEPRIGEMMYGEVKKQTRDGYIIDLGDNAEGYLSRDQMLPREQLRVKSRINAILYHVNRDNRGAQLLLSRTSPDMLIALMNKEVPEISEQIIEIRDVARQPGVRAKISVKTNDHRIDPVGACIGMRGTRIQAVQSELDGERIDVIVWSDDPAQYIISALEPADVSSIILDEDAKTADIIFTANDQLARAIGAQGQNVRLASELTGYKLNMMLEAEYLERQQNETKAYLELFYNRLEVDEDLAQALVDVGFTSIEEVAYVPVETFYDIEGLDDDAIEMIQERAKEVVIADELVKQQNMKEPSKELLTMDGMTTDWAYKLAQRDIITLDDLAEQAVFDLEDIEGLDEKTAGELIMKARESWFNEE from the coding sequence ATGAGTCGAGAAATTTTAACGGTAGTAGAAACCGTCAGTAACGAAAAAGGCCTAAATCCAGAAGACATCTTCGAAGCAATTGAAGAGGCTTTGGTAGTTTCTACTAAAAAAAGAGTGTATACCGAACAGCCTGAAGTGGCTGTGCGTGTTGAAATTGACCGTGATACCGGCGATTATGATACGTACCGTTATTGGACAGTGGTTGCCGATGAAGACCATGAGATGCCTGCTTGTCAGTTAGCCATCAGTGATCTTGACGAAAATGAATGGTCAATTGGTGATATCAAAGAAGAACAAATCGAATCTATCGAATTTGGACGTATTGCAGCTACTCAGGCTAAGCAAGTTATCATTCAGAAGATTCGTGAAGCAGAGCGTGCTTTAACTGCCGATGCCTTTGAACCTAGAATTGGTGAGATGATGTATGGCGAAGTTAAAAAACAAACCCGTGATGGTTATATCATTGATTTAGGGGATAATGCTGAAGGCTACTTATCACGTGATCAAATGTTGCCACGTGAACAATTACGCGTAAAGTCTCGTATTAATGCTATCCTATATCATGTGAATCGTGACAATCGCGGCGCTCAATTATTGTTATCACGTACTAGCCCTGACATGCTAATTGCGTTGATGAATAAAGAAGTACCAGAAATTAGCGAACAAATCATTGAAATTCGTGATGTGGCCCGTCAGCCTGGTGTTCGTGCTAAAATATCTGTAAAGACCAATGATCATCGTATTGATCCCGTCGGCGCATGTATCGGTATGCGCGGTACACGTATTCAAGCCGTACAGTCTGAGCTTGATGGTGAACGTATCGATGTTATCGTATGGTCTGATGACCCAGCACAATACATCATCAGTGCTTTAGAGCCTGCAGATGTAAGCAGTATTATTCTAGATGAAGATGCCAAAACAGCAGACATTATCTTTACTGCGAATGATCAGTTAGCCCGCGCCATTGGTGCACAAGGTCAAAACGTACGTTTGGCCTCTGAGTTAACCGGCTATAAATTAAATATGATGCTTGAAGCAGAGTACCTAGAGCGTCAACAGAATGAAACAAAAGCTTATCTTGAGCTGTTCTATAATCGTCTAGAAGTAGATGAAGATTTGGCTCAAGCGTTAGTTGATGTGGGCTTTACCAGTATTGAAGAAGTGGCTTATGTGCCTGTTGAGACTTTCTATGACATCGAAGGTCTTGACGACGACGCAATTGAAATGATTCAAGAGCGTGCGAAAGAAGTAGTCATTGCTGATGAACTGGTTAAACAGCAAAATATGAAAGAGCCAAGCAAAGAGTTGCTCACAATGGACGGCATGACGACCGACTGGGCGTACAAGCTGGCTCAACGTGACATCATCACGTTAGATGATTTAGCAGAACAAGCAGTATTTGATCTTGAAGACATTGAAGGTCTTGATGAGAAAACTGCGGGTGAGCTGATCATGAAGGCACGTGAATCTTGGTTTAATGAAGAATAA